From Peromyscus maniculatus bairdii isolate BWxNUB_F1_BW_parent chromosome 19, HU_Pman_BW_mat_3.1, whole genome shotgun sequence, the proteins below share one genomic window:
- the LOC107401958 gene encoding LOW QUALITY PROTEIN: uncharacterized protein LOC107401958 (The sequence of the model RefSeq protein was modified relative to this genomic sequence to represent the inferred CDS: substituted 1 base at 1 genomic stop codon), translating into MGQTVTTLLSLTLNHWSDVKAQANNEGVVVKKNKWITLCEAEWVMMDVEGQVFTPSPHGHPDQVPYIAVWRLLATEPPPWVRPFLSPPAPAAMLAESRGRGSGEDGSGAASPRTHRHTRGIRHRRDRRPLQRRRRDRHPPPEAPEQTLQREREDEAPAPSPIAGRLRGRCDEPAKESRAFPLREGPNHQLQYWPFSASDLYNWKQHNPPFSKDTVALTNLIESILVTHWPTWDDCQQLLQTLLTVEEKQRVFLEARKQVPGDYGRPTQLPNVIDAAFPLTRPNWDFATPEGREHLRLYRQLLLAGLXGAARPPTNLAQVRNVIQGKEETPAAFLERLREAYRMYTPYDPEDPGQAPGVILSFIYQSSPDIRAKLQRLEGLHSFSLSDLLREAEKVFNKRETPEEREERMWQRQEERDKKRYREISKVLAAVVSQGQLKASATPVSIKQCPMSREPHEGIKPHIRRLLDQGGFKNSPTLFDEALHSDLAEFWVEHPALILLQYVDDLLLAARTQAECLRGTRALLAKLGQKGYRASAKKAQICQSKVIYLGYTLGGGQRWLTKTRKEAILSIPPPRNPRQVREFLGTAGYCRLWIPGFAEMAAPLMTHYQALLLDTDRVVFGPVVSLNPATLLPLPDPSEEHNCLQILAEAHGTRSDLTDQSLGSLGLTAAAWNIGPKSRADRSDPGPPDGGR; encoded by the exons atgggacagactgtcaccaccctCCTGAGCCTCACGCTTAACCACTGGTCAGACGTGAAGGCACAAGCCAACAACGAGGGAGTTGTAGTCAAGAAGAATAAATGGATCACCCTTTGCGAGGCCGAATGGGTCATgatggat gtggagggacAAGTCTTCACTCcgagtccccatggccacccggaccaggtcccatacatcgCCGTATGGAGACTCCTGGCGACAGAACCCCCTCCATGGGTTAGGCCGTTTCTCTCCCCTCCAGCGCCGGCAGCAAtgctcgccgaatcccggggccgGGGGAGTGGGGAAGATGGCTCGGGGGCGGCGTCACCC AGGACCCACCGCCATACCCGGGGAATCAGGcaccggagggaccggcggcccCTGCAGcggcgccggagggaccggcacCCCCCCCCAGAGGCCCCCGAACAGACTCTACAGAGAGAGCGGGAGGATGAGGCTCCAGctccctccccaattgccggtcgcctacgaggaaggtGCGACGAACCAGCCAAAGAATCCAGGGCCTTCCCCCTTCGGGAGGGCCCCAATCACCAGCTCCAATACTGGCCGTTTTCGGCCTCTGATCTTTACAACTGGAAGCAGCATAATCCTCCTTTCTCTAAGGACACTGTTGCCTTGACTAACCTGATTGAGTCCATTTTAGTGACCCACTGGCCCACATGGGACGATTGTCAGCAGTTACTGCAGACCCTCCTGACGGTGGAGGAGAAGCAGCGAGTCTTCCTGGAGGCTCGGAAGCAGGTTCCAGGAGACTATGGAAGACCCACCCAATTGCCTAATGTCATTGATgcagcctttcccctcacccgCCCGAACTGGGACTTCGCGACCCCAGAAGGTAGGGAGcacctacgtctctatcgccagttgctcttagcgggtctctgAGGGGCCGCTAGACcccctaccaatttggctcaggttAGGAATGTGATCCAGGGAAAGGAGGAGACGCCGGCAGCGTTCTTAGAAAGACTCAGAGAGGCTTATAGGATGTATACCCCGTACGATCcggaagatccaggacaggcgccgggTGTCATCTTGTCTTTCATCTATCAGTCAAGTCCAGATATAAGGGCCAAGTTACAGAGACTAGAAGGATTGCATTCATTCAGTTTGTCAGATTtattgagagaggcagagaaagtgtTTAACAAGAGAGAAACTCCCGAAGAGCGGGAAGAGAGgatgtggcagaggcaggaagaaagagataaGAAACGTTATAGAGAAATAAGTAAAGTCCTGGCCGCTGtagtgtctcagggacag TTAAAAGCCTCCGCCACTCCTGTTTCAATCAAACAGTGTCCCATGTCCCGGGAACCCCACGAGGGCATTAAACCACACATCCGAAGGCTCTTGGACCAGGGG GGGTTTAAAAACAGCCCGACCCTCTTTGATGAAGCCTTACACTCAGATCTGGCCGAGTTCTGGGTCGAACATCCAGCCTTAATCTTGCTCCAATATGTGGATGACCTCCTCCTAGCGGCCAGAACCCAGGCTGAATGTCTAAGAGGCACTCGGGCCCTTTTGGCTAAACTGGGACAGAAGGGCTATCGGGCTTCGGCCAAGAAGGCCCAGATTTGCCAAAGCAAAGTCATTTACCTGGGTTACACCCTAGGgggaggacagagatggctcacGAAAACAAGAAAGGAGGCCATACTCTCAATACCCCCTCCAAGGAACCCCCGCCAGGTGCGGGAGTTTCTAGGTACTGCCGGCTACTGCCGCCTCTGGATCCCGGGTTTTGCCGAGATGGCTGCCCCTCT GATGACCCACTACCAGGCTCTGTTGTTAGACACAGACCGAGTGGTGTtcggaccagttgtctccctcaaccccgcaaccctgctgcccttgCCAGACCCATCCGAGGAGCACAATTGCCTCCAGATTCTGGCGGAGGCCCATGGCACCCGCTCCGACCTAACAGATCAATCGCT AGGTAGTTTGGGCCTCACCGCTGccgcctggaacatcggcccaaaaagCAGAGCTGATCgctctgacccaggccctccagaTGGCGGAAGGTAA